From the Microplitis mediator isolate UGA2020A chromosome 6, iyMicMedi2.1, whole genome shotgun sequence genome, one window contains:
- the LOC130670213 gene encoding kelch domain-containing protein 10 homolog isoform X2, with protein MKVYKFKPYAFKKLDSKSSKKPKGRSDADTHCDGKNLYIYQGWADGPDPESNDIWVYNLAGKQWRLIRNESNLPHSHYDSIFGTIFESNYLINCTLRKPIYDELSVRKCRIHICNLNTESVLVRETSGQIPYPSFPHNLIRQGKYFYSVGITRNHEYFSDVYKLNIENGLWEVVYICQGLDANEPVGRIGHTLVYDNNMIYIFSAILDDSKPDAFSFATISAFDLEKCCWKKIETYGDENQTPHYPTKREDFAVTSHTDQDLGEINVIISGGIIGSRKHLNDVWRLNLTSLKWTCLKKFGTVLPRQVFCNSMTVSPDGKLFTFGGFVSNKNVDTIRISTAHSTWLRIPKLTEICWEAVFHYYRNLTSMSDKEIISLGIPLHLLKSRIN; from the exons atgaaagtttataaattcaagCCGTACGCTTTTAAAAAACTAGATTCAAAAAGTTCCAAAAAACCCAAAGGAAGATCGGACGCGGACACACACTGtgatggtaaaaatttatatatttatcaaggATGGGCGGATGGGCCTGATCCCGAATCTAACGACATTTGGGTGTACAATTTAGCTGGGAAACAATGGAGATTAATAAGAAATGAAAGTAATTTGCCACATTCACATTATGATTCTATTTTTGGTActatttttgaatcaaattatttaattaattgcacATTACGGAAACCTATATATGACGAACTGTCAGTTCGCAAATGTCGAATACACATTTGTAATCTAAATACCGAAAGTGTACTTGTCCGAGAGACGAGTGGGCAAATTCCATATCCTTCATTTCCACATAATTTAATTCGtcaaggaaaatatttttatagtgtCGGAATCACGAGAAATCATGAATACTTTTCCGATGTATATAAATTGAACATTGAAAATGGTTTATGGGAAGTTGTCTATATCTGTCAAGGACTTGATGCCAATGAACCAGTTGGTAGAATAGGGCATACTTTAGTTTATGATAACAacatgatatatatattttcggCGATTTTAGATGATTCCAAGCCTGATGCATTTTCTTTTGCc acaATATCGGCGTTTGATTTAGAAAAGTgctgttggaaaaaaatagaaacttATGGTGATGAAAATCAAACACCGCATTATCCAACTAAAAGAGAAGATTTCGCGGTAACGAGTCACACTGACCAAGATTTGGgtgaaataaatgtaataatatCTGGAGGAATAATTGGGTCTAGGAAACACCTCAATGATGTCTGGAGATTGAATCTCACGAGTTTGAAATGGACTTGTCTTAAGAAATTTGGTACTGTCTTACCTCGTCAAGTCTTTTGTAATTCAATGACCGTTTCTCCTGATGGAAAATTATTCACATTTGGTGGATTTGTTTCTAATAAGAACGTGGACAcg ATTCGCATTTCTACTGCACATTCAACTTGGCTCAGGATTCCCAAACTCACAGAAATTTGTTGGGAAGCTGTTTTCCATTACTACCGAAACTTAACATCAATGAGTgacaaagaaattatttctctGGGTATTCCATTGCATTTACTCAAGTCGCGCATCAATTaa
- the LOC130670213 gene encoding kelch domain-containing protein 10 homolog isoform X1, producing the protein MKVYKFKPYAFKKLDSKSSKKPKGRSDADTHCDGKNLYIYQGWADGPDPESNDIWVYNLAGKQWRLIRNESNLPHSHYDSIFGTIFESNYLINCTLRKPIYDELSVRKCRIHICNLNTESVLVRETSGQIPYPSFPHNLIRQGKYFYSVGITRNHEYFSDVYKLNIENGLWEVVYICQGLDANEPVGRIGHTLVYDNNMIYIFSAILDDSKPDAFSFATISAFDLEKCCWKKIETYGDENQTPHYPTKREDFAVTSHTDQDLGEINVIISGGIIGSRKHLNDVWRLNLTSLKWTCLKKFGTVLPRQVFCNSMTVSPDGKLFTFGGFVSNKNVDTKIRISTAHSTWLRIPKLTEICWEAVFHYYRNLTSMSDKEIISLGIPLHLLKSRIN; encoded by the exons atgaaagtttataaattcaagCCGTACGCTTTTAAAAAACTAGATTCAAAAAGTTCCAAAAAACCCAAAGGAAGATCGGACGCGGACACACACTGtgatggtaaaaatttatatatttatcaaggATGGGCGGATGGGCCTGATCCCGAATCTAACGACATTTGGGTGTACAATTTAGCTGGGAAACAATGGAGATTAATAAGAAATGAAAGTAATTTGCCACATTCACATTATGATTCTATTTTTGGTActatttttgaatcaaattatttaattaattgcacATTACGGAAACCTATATATGACGAACTGTCAGTTCGCAAATGTCGAATACACATTTGTAATCTAAATACCGAAAGTGTACTTGTCCGAGAGACGAGTGGGCAAATTCCATATCCTTCATTTCCACATAATTTAATTCGtcaaggaaaatatttttatagtgtCGGAATCACGAGAAATCATGAATACTTTTCCGATGTATATAAATTGAACATTGAAAATGGTTTATGGGAAGTTGTCTATATCTGTCAAGGACTTGATGCCAATGAACCAGTTGGTAGAATAGGGCATACTTTAGTTTATGATAACAacatgatatatatattttcggCGATTTTAGATGATTCCAAGCCTGATGCATTTTCTTTTGCc acaATATCGGCGTTTGATTTAGAAAAGTgctgttggaaaaaaatagaaacttATGGTGATGAAAATCAAACACCGCATTATCCAACTAAAAGAGAAGATTTCGCGGTAACGAGTCACACTGACCAAGATTTGGgtgaaataaatgtaataatatCTGGAGGAATAATTGGGTCTAGGAAACACCTCAATGATGTCTGGAGATTGAATCTCACGAGTTTGAAATGGACTTGTCTTAAGAAATTTGGTACTGTCTTACCTCGTCAAGTCTTTTGTAATTCAATGACCGTTTCTCCTGATGGAAAATTATTCACATTTGGTGGATTTGTTTCTAATAAGAACGTGGACAcg AAGATTCGCATTTCTACTGCACATTCAACTTGGCTCAGGATTCCCAAACTCACAGAAATTTGTTGGGAAGCTGTTTTCCATTACTACCGAAACTTAACATCAATGAGTgacaaagaaattatttctctGGGTATTCCATTGCATTTACTCAAGTCGCGCATCAATTaa
- the LOC130670213 gene encoding kelch domain-containing protein 10 homolog isoform X3 has protein sequence MIYIFSAILDDSKPDAFSFATISAFDLEKCCWKKIETYGDENQTPHYPTKREDFAVTSHTDQDLGEINVIISGGIIGSRKHLNDVWRLNLTSLKWTCLKKFGTVLPRQVFCNSMTVSPDGKLFTFGGFVSNKNVDTKIRISTAHSTWLRIPKLTEICWEAVFHYYRNLTSMSDKEIISLGIPLHLLKSRIN, from the exons atgatatatatattttcggCGATTTTAGATGATTCCAAGCCTGATGCATTTTCTTTTGCc acaATATCGGCGTTTGATTTAGAAAAGTgctgttggaaaaaaatagaaacttATGGTGATGAAAATCAAACACCGCATTATCCAACTAAAAGAGAAGATTTCGCGGTAACGAGTCACACTGACCAAGATTTGGgtgaaataaatgtaataatatCTGGAGGAATAATTGGGTCTAGGAAACACCTCAATGATGTCTGGAGATTGAATCTCACGAGTTTGAAATGGACTTGTCTTAAGAAATTTGGTACTGTCTTACCTCGTCAAGTCTTTTGTAATTCAATGACCGTTTCTCCTGATGGAAAATTATTCACATTTGGTGGATTTGTTTCTAATAAGAACGTGGACAcg AAGATTCGCATTTCTACTGCACATTCAACTTGGCTCAGGATTCCCAAACTCACAGAAATTTGTTGGGAAGCTGTTTTCCATTACTACCGAAACTTAACATCAATGAGTgacaaagaaattatttctctGGGTATTCCATTGCATTTACTCAAGTCGCGCATCAATTaa